A stretch of the Polynucleobacter tropicus genome encodes the following:
- the tyrS gene encoding tyrosine--tRNA ligase, which yields MTDKPEQKYPLTPEVFAALEITKRGCDELLVEADWVQKLARSQATKTPLRIKLGLDPTAPDIHLGHTVVLNKLRQLQDLGHTVIFLIGDFTSMIGDPSGRNATRPPLTAEEIAVNAETYYRQASMVLDPAKTEVRYNSEWCDPLGARGMIQLAAKHTVARMLERDDFTKRYRNGVPISIHEFLYPLMQGYDSVALKSDLELGGTDQKFNLLVGRELQREYGQEPQCILTMPLLVGLDGVEKMSKSKGNYIGISESPGDMFGKLLSISDDLMWDYFTLLSFRPMSEIDLMKQEVSAGRNPKDCKVLLAQEIVARFHSQAAAEKALEDFNHRAKGGVPDDIPQVSLSGAPMGIATLLKSAGLAPSTSEAMRNIEQNGVKVDGTTVSDKQVKIEAGTYVVQVGKRKFAKVTLS from the coding sequence ATGACGGATAAACCAGAACAAAAATATCCTTTAACCCCTGAGGTTTTTGCTGCCCTCGAAATCACGAAGCGTGGTTGCGATGAGCTGCTGGTAGAGGCTGACTGGGTCCAAAAATTGGCTCGCAGTCAGGCTACTAAGACTCCTTTGCGTATTAAGTTAGGCTTGGATCCAACTGCGCCGGATATTCATTTGGGGCATACCGTTGTTTTAAATAAATTACGCCAATTACAAGATCTTGGTCACACAGTGATTTTCTTGATTGGTGACTTCACAAGCATGATTGGCGATCCATCGGGTCGCAATGCTACTCGCCCTCCATTAACCGCGGAAGAGATTGCTGTGAATGCGGAGACCTACTATCGCCAAGCGAGTATGGTTCTGGATCCAGCTAAAACAGAAGTGCGTTACAACAGCGAGTGGTGCGATCCTCTAGGTGCTCGGGGCATGATTCAGCTAGCCGCTAAACATACCGTCGCACGAATGTTAGAGCGTGATGACTTTACAAAGCGTTATCGCAACGGTGTACCCATTTCGATTCATGAGTTTTTGTATCCACTGATGCAAGGTTATGACTCGGTCGCACTCAAGAGTGATCTAGAGCTGGGTGGAACCGATCAAAAATTTAATTTACTCGTTGGTCGTGAGCTGCAAAGAGAGTATGGCCAGGAGCCGCAATGCATTTTGACTATGCCCTTACTGGTAGGTCTTGATGGCGTTGAGAAAATGAGTAAGTCCAAAGGGAACTACATTGGCATCAGTGAAAGCCCAGGCGATATGTTCGGCAAGTTGTTGAGCATCTCTGACGATCTCATGTGGGATTACTTCACTCTGTTGTCATTTCGACCTATGTCGGAAATTGATTTGATGAAGCAGGAAGTTTCCGCAGGACGTAATCCAAAAGATTGCAAAGTACTTCTTGCGCAAGAGATTGTTGCGCGCTTTCATTCGCAGGCCGCTGCGGAAAAGGCTTTGGAAGACTTTAATCATCGTGCTAAAGGCGGTGTTCCGGATGACATTCCGCAGGTGAGTTTATCTGGTGCGCCCATGGGTATCGCAACGCTTTTGAAGTCTGCTGGCCTGGCGCCATCGACATCCGAGGCGATGCGCAATATTGAACAGAATGGTGTGAAAGTTGACGGTACAACCGTATCTGACAAGCAGGTGAAGATTGAAGCGGGAACTTATGTTGTGCAGGTAGGCAAACGCAAGTTTGCTAAGGTCACACTCAGCTAA
- a CDS encoding anhydro-N-acetylmuramic acid kinase has protein sequence MNQPHSLYIGIMSGTSLDGIDAVLAKIGPNGEAVAMEAVSIPFQPELRKALFELQSPGPNELHRDKQAGNALALAYADAVKQLLAKSKLQASDITAIGAHGQTVRHQPQLGELAYTHQTLNPALLAEKTGITVIADFRSRDLAAGGHGAPLVPAFHAQQFSSTEDIAILNLGGIANLTLLPAKGEVSGFDCGPGNILMDAWIYEHQGNAFDENGNWASQGKLNEALLENLLADSFFSKAPPKSTGRDDFHLAWLQEKLGNKNHPLEDVQASLLHLTAHSSLEALARYAPQTQKLIVCGGGARNAALMNLLKSKGAEFFTHPLKITTSDNEGIDPQLVEGLAFAWLAWAHQQKRPANLPAVTGSKGPRILGACYPA, from the coding sequence ATGAATCAGCCCCATTCCCTCTATATCGGCATCATGTCCGGCACCAGCCTAGATGGGATTGATGCAGTACTTGCTAAAATTGGCCCAAATGGAGAGGCTGTTGCCATGGAGGCGGTGAGCATACCCTTTCAGCCAGAATTGCGTAAAGCCTTATTTGAGCTTCAAAGTCCTGGCCCCAACGAACTTCATCGGGATAAGCAGGCCGGCAATGCCCTAGCCCTTGCTTATGCAGATGCGGTCAAACAGCTGCTCGCAAAATCAAAACTACAAGCTTCTGATATTACGGCGATTGGAGCCCATGGACAAACTGTCCGCCATCAACCCCAACTCGGCGAACTTGCTTACACTCATCAAACACTGAACCCCGCTCTTCTTGCAGAAAAAACGGGGATCACAGTCATTGCCGACTTTAGAAGTAGAGATCTTGCCGCAGGCGGTCATGGCGCACCACTAGTACCCGCATTTCATGCGCAACAATTTTCATCCACAGAGGATATTGCCATTCTCAACCTTGGCGGTATCGCAAACTTGACCCTACTCCCAGCAAAGGGAGAAGTTTCTGGCTTTGATTGTGGGCCAGGAAATATATTGATGGATGCTTGGATATATGAGCATCAGGGAAACGCCTTTGATGAAAATGGAAACTGGGCAAGCCAAGGAAAGCTCAATGAAGCCCTGCTCGAAAATTTATTAGCAGATTCTTTTTTCTCGAAAGCGCCACCCAAGAGTACCGGTCGAGATGATTTTCATCTTGCTTGGCTACAAGAAAAACTCGGCAATAAAAATCACCCTTTAGAAGATGTGCAAGCGAGCTTACTTCACCTCACTGCGCATTCATCTTTAGAAGCGCTCGCTCGCTATGCCCCGCAAACCCAAAAGCTAATTGTGTGCGGTGGCGGCGCCCGTAATGCTGCATTAATGAACTTACTGAAATCAAAGGGCGCTGAATTCTTTACACATCCTTTAAAAATTACCACCAGCGATAACGAAGGAATTGATCCGCAATTGGTTGAGGGCTTAGCCTTTGCATGGCTTGCCTGGGCTCACCAACAAAAACGGCCGGCAAATTTGCCAGCCGTTACAGGATCTAAGGGGCCTAGAATTTTAGGCGCTTGCTATCCCGCTTAA
- the erpA gene encoding iron-sulfur cluster insertion protein ErpA, protein MTELATQATQDLAEPPTPLVFTDAAAAKVADLIAEEGNPELKLRVFVQGGGCSGFQYGFTFDDAVNEDDTQFEKNGVTLLVDSMSFQYLVGAEIDYKEDINGSQFVIKNPNATTTCGCGSSFSA, encoded by the coding sequence ATGACTGAATTGGCTACGCAAGCTACACAAGATTTAGCTGAACCACCAACCCCTTTGGTGTTTACAGATGCTGCTGCCGCTAAAGTGGCTGACTTGATTGCAGAAGAAGGCAATCCAGAGTTGAAGTTGCGTGTATTTGTTCAGGGTGGTGGTTGCTCTGGATTCCAGTATGGCTTCACATTCGATGATGCTGTAAATGAAGATGACACCCAGTTTGAAAAAAATGGCGTGACATTATTAGTGGACTCAATGAGCTTCCAATATTTAGTTGGTGCTGAGATTGATTACAAAGAAGACATCAATGGATCTCAATTTGTTATCAAGAATCCAAATGCAACAACGACTTGTGGTTGCGGCTCTTCTTTCTCTGCTTAA
- the argC gene encoding N-acetyl-gamma-glutamyl-phosphate reductase — MIKVGIVGGTGYTGVELLRLLAQHPEVKIVAITSRTEAGMPVAEMFPSLRGRVDLKFTTPDEAKLNECDAVFFATPHGVAMAQAKELLANNVKILDLAADFRLKDVKEFAKWYGMDHSCPEILAEAVYGLAEINREEIKSARVVGLAGCYPTSVQLGLAPLLSPKSTGGKQLIDGEHIISDSKSGTSGAGRKAEIGTLLSEASDNFKAYGVKGHRHLPEIVQGLKAIAGHDQIGLTFVPHLTPMVRGIHSTLYVRLTEAGKDVDYQKLYENFYKDEPFVDVMPAGSHPETRSVRGSNGIRIAIHRPGGGDTLVILVVEDNLVKGASGQGVQCMNLMFGLPETTGLTQIAVSP, encoded by the coding sequence ATGATTAAAGTTGGCATCGTTGGCGGGACTGGATACACTGGAGTGGAATTGTTACGTTTATTGGCGCAACATCCAGAGGTCAAGATCGTCGCCATTACTTCTCGTACAGAAGCTGGAATGCCAGTAGCTGAGATGTTCCCATCATTGCGCGGCCGCGTTGATCTCAAATTTACTACGCCAGATGAAGCCAAACTCAATGAATGCGATGCGGTCTTCTTTGCTACACCTCACGGCGTGGCAATGGCTCAAGCAAAAGAGTTGCTAGCAAATAACGTCAAGATTTTAGATCTTGCCGCAGACTTCCGTTTAAAGGATGTAAAAGAATTTGCGAAGTGGTACGGCATGGATCATAGCTGCCCAGAAATTTTGGCTGAAGCAGTTTATGGCTTGGCAGAAATTAATCGCGAAGAAATTAAGAGCGCGCGCGTTGTTGGTTTGGCTGGGTGCTATCCAACTTCAGTGCAATTGGGGCTAGCACCGCTGCTTTCACCAAAGTCGACTGGTGGAAAGCAATTGATTGATGGCGAACATATTATTTCGGATTCGAAGTCGGGCACTTCTGGTGCTGGACGTAAAGCTGAGATTGGTACTTTGCTATCTGAAGCAAGTGATAACTTCAAAGCTTATGGAGTTAAAGGCCATCGCCATCTTCCAGAGATTGTTCAGGGTTTGAAAGCAATTGCTGGGCATGATCAAATTGGTTTGACCTTTGTGCCACACCTCACGCCAATGGTGCGGGGTATTCATTCGACCTTGTATGTACGTTTGACTGAGGCTGGTAAAGATGTGGATTATCAGAAGCTCTATGAGAACTTTTATAAGGATGAGCCCTTTGTGGATGTAATGCCTGCAGGCAGCCATCCTGAGACGCGTTCTGTGCGGGGTAGCAATGGGATTCGGATTGCAATCCATCGCCCCGGTGGCGGCGATACATTAGTCATTTTGGTTGTAGAGGACAACCTAGTAAAGGGTGCTTCTGGTCAGGGCGTGCAGTGTATGAATTTAATGTTTGGCTTGCCTGAAACCACGGGCTTGACGCAGATTGCGGTATCTCCTTGA
- the rpsI gene encoding 30S ribosomal protein S9, with protein MAINYGSWNYGTGRRKSSVARVFIKSGKGEITVNGKPIDAYFARETSRMIARQPLALTSHLTTFDIKVNVSGGGETGQAGAVRHGVTRALIDYDNALKPTLSKAGLVTRDAREVERKKVGLHGARRRKQFSKR; from the coding sequence ATGGCTATTAATTACGGAAGTTGGAATTACGGTACAGGTCGCCGCAAGAGTTCTGTTGCGCGCGTTTTTATTAAGTCTGGCAAAGGCGAAATTACTGTTAACGGTAAGCCTATCGATGCTTATTTTGCTCGTGAAACATCGCGCATGATTGCTCGTCAGCCTTTGGCTCTCACATCTCACCTCACTACCTTTGATATCAAAGTAAACGTATCTGGTGGTGGCGAGACTGGTCAAGCTGGTGCGGTACGTCACGGCGTAACACGTGCTTTGATCGATTACGATAATGCGTTGAAGCCTACCCTGTCTAAAGCAGGTTTGGTTACTCGTGATGCTCGTGAAGTTGAGCGTAAAAAAGTTGGTCTGCATGGCGCACGTCGTCGTAAGCAGTTCAGCAAGCGCTAA
- the rplM gene encoding 50S ribosomal protein L13, with protein sequence MKTFSAKSHEVKREWFVIDATDKVLGRVASEVAHRLRGKHKPEFTPHVDTGDFIVVINSSKLRVTGTKGLNKMYYRHSGYPGGISETNFDKMQDRFPGRALEKAVKGMLPKGPLGYAMIKKLKVYGDANHPHAAQQPKALEI encoded by the coding sequence ATGAAAACTTTTTCCGCAAAATCCCATGAGGTAAAGCGTGAATGGTTCGTGATTGACGCAACGGACAAAGTCCTCGGTCGTGTCGCCAGTGAAGTGGCACACCGTCTACGCGGCAAGCACAAGCCTGAATTCACTCCACACGTTGACACTGGCGACTTTATCGTCGTGATCAATTCATCCAAGTTACGTGTTACAGGCACAAAAGGCTTGAACAAAATGTATTACCGTCACAGCGGATACCCAGGTGGTATTTCCGAGACTAACTTTGACAAGATGCAAGACCGTTTCCCAGGTCGCGCCTTGGAGAAGGCTGTGAAAGGTATGTTGCCAAAAGGCCCACTCGGCTATGCCATGATCAAGAAATTGAAGGTCTATGGCGATGCTAATCATCCGCACGCGGCTCAACAGCCAAAAGCGTTAGAGATTTAA